Proteins found in one Flavobacteriales bacterium genomic segment:
- a CDS encoding YjbQ family protein, with amino-acid sequence MWQKEISLPAFKRGFHIVTNIIERHLDELPEAGILHVFIKHTSAGLTINENADPSVLTDFENSFNHVVKEREPFYTHIYEGDDDMPAHIKTAMVGTSLSIPITDHCLNLGTWQGIYLCEFRNHGGERKLVLTIHT; translated from the coding sequence ATGTGGCAAAAAGAAATAAGTCTACCTGCTTTCAAAAGAGGCTTCCATATAGTCACAAATATTATAGAAAGACATCTTGACGAACTACCCGAAGCAGGTATACTGCATGTTTTCATCAAGCACACGTCTGCTGGACTTACAATAAATGAGAATGCAGACCCATCGGTTCTAACAGACTTCGAAAACAGCTTTAATCATGTCGTAAAGGAAAGAGAGCCCTTCTACACACATATTTACGAAGGAGACGACGACATGCCCGCACATATTAAGACAGCAATGGTTGGCACCTCCCTATCAATTCCAATTACAGACCACTGCTTAAATCTTGGTACGTGGCAGGGAATTTACTTATGTGAGTTTCGAAATCACGGTGGGGAACGAAAACTCGTTCTAACGATACATACATAA